In Drosophila simulans strain w501 chromosome 3R, Prin_Dsim_3.1, whole genome shotgun sequence, a single window of DNA contains:
- the LOC6728308 gene encoding UDP-glucosyltransferase 2, whose translation MVLPAEKILLLAIAIGALMGSSQGANILGLFTSISPSHLIIQMSAVKVLAENGHNVTVVTVLKPVVNHKNITVIQVPLSREEAQIMSDKIGVMSKNDNSNMALSLLRMSEQMDFMIRKNAETLMNDRVRDLYLNRGNKFDLVISGYFINDFQLGFARKVNAPVIVLATMPPNQLLNPLIGNPLEVSYAGITNPLEGSNAVTFQLRLANYMQSVVFRVVSHLAERRNRNWYKKVYGNDPNMPEYSEMLKNTSLVFFSSHAASEGPIRPNVPSAIEIGGIQIKDKPDPLPQTIAEFLGNATNGAILLSLGSNVQGKHLNPETVVKMFNVLSKLKERVIWKWEDQENTPGKSANILYSKWLPQDDILAHPNIKLFINHAGKGGITESQYHGKPMLSLPVFGDQPRNANAMVKSGFGLTLSLLTLEEQPFQEAILEILSNPQYAERVKSFSTLYRDRPMTARQSFLYWTEYVIRHHGAAHLQSPLLHMNFIAANNIDIYFLIFVILISVLVLIKFLVKFIYRRFISKPKKVKTN comes from the exons ATGGTTCTCCCTGCGGAAAAAATTCTGCTGCTAGCGATAGCTATTGGCGCCCTTATGGGCAGCTCCCAGGGAGCTAATATTCTGGGCCTCTTCACGAGCATCAGTCCCTCGCACTTGATCATCCAAATGTCCGCGGTCAAAGTCCTGGCCGAGAATGGGCACAATGTGACGGTGGTCACCGTGCTGAAGCCAGTGGTTAACCATAAAAACATAACCGTTATCCAAGTGCCGCTTAGTCGGGAAGAAGCTCAGATAATGAGCGATAAGATTGGAGTGATGTCCAAGAACGACAATAGCAACATGGCTTTATCCCTGCTCCGGATGTCGGAACAAATGGACTTCATGATAAGAAAGAATGCCGAGACCCTGATGAACGATCGAGTGAGGGACCTGTACCTGAACCGTGGAAACAAGTTCGACCTGGTTATCTCTGGATACTTTATAAACGATTTCCAGCTCGGATTCGCAAGGAAAGTGAACGCACCCGTCATCGTATTGGCCACAATGCCTCCCAATCAACTATTGAACCCTCTGATTGGTAATCCACTGGAGGTTTCCTATGCCGGAATCACTAATCCATTAGAGGGCAGTAATGCCGTAACCTTTCAACTGCGTTTAGCCAACTATATGCAAAGCGTCGTTTTCCGTGTGGTTTCTCATCTTGCCGAGAGGCGTAATCGGAATTGGTACAA GAAAGTTTATGGCAACGATCCCAACATGCCTGAGTACTCGGAAATGCTCAAGAACACGTCGTTGGTTTTCTTTAGTTCGCACGCGGCCAGTGAAGGACCCATTAGGCCTAATGTCCCTTCTGCCATAGAAATCGGTGGTATTCAGATTAAGGACAAGCCGGATCCCCTACCCCAAACCATTGCGGAGTTTCTGGGCAATGCTACAAATGGAGCTATTCTCCTCTCCCTGGGTTCTAATGTCCAGGGAAAGCATCTTAACCCGGAAACAGTTGTCAAGATGTTCAACGTCCTTTCAAAACTAAAAGAAAGGGTTATTTGGAAGTGGGAGGACCAGGAAAATACGCCAGGGAAATCAGCTAATATTCTCTACTCGAAGTGGCTTCCGCAGGACGATATCCTGGCCCACCCAAACATCAAGCTATTCATCAACCACGCCGGAAAAGGTGGCATTACTGAGTCTCAGTACCATGGAAAGCCCATGCTCTCGCTGCCAGTCTTTGGTGACCAGCCACGCAACGCAAACGCCATGGTCAAAAGCGGTTTTGGCCTCACTCTGAGCCTGCTCACTTTGGAGGAACAGCCGTTTCAAGAGGCCATCCTGGAGATCTTGTCTAATCCGCAGTATGCAGAAAGGGTTAAGTCCTTTTCAACTCTCTACCGCGATCGCCCGATGACCGCTAGGCAATCATTCCTCTACTGGACTGAGTACGTCATCCGGCACCATGGAGCTGCCCATCTTCAGAGTCCTCTGCTGCACATGAACTTCATTGCCGCCAATAATATCGATATTTATTTCCTGATATTTGTCATACTAATTTCCGTTTTGGTACTTATTAAGTTTCTGGTGAAGTTTATTTATAGAAGGTTCATCTCGAAGCCAAAGAAGGTAAAAACcaattga
- the LOC6728309 gene encoding UDP-glucosyltransferase 2, with protein MVHKSGLYLLVATAICALGGCHGANILGVFPSLSPSHLIIQMSTAKVLAERGHNVTVITVLKPVVSHKNITVITVPLTKEESQQMSDTIGAMSKSDNSNMILSMLRMTGQMEFMFNKMAGALKDDRVRDLYLNKDNKFDLVLSGYFMNDYQLGFAKKVNAPVIVVATMPPNQLLNPLIGNPLEVAYVPSISDSVEKGKGMSFRQRLAGYSSSLFFEIFNFVTQRRSKKLYKELFGDDPTMPEYSELLKNTSLIFFASHAASEGPIRPNVPAAIEIGGIQVKDTPDPLPQNMADFLGNATDGAILLSLGSNVKGSHLKPDTVVKMFNVLSKLKQRVIWKWEDLEKTPGKSDNILYSKWLPQDDILAHPNIKLFINHAGKGGITEAQYHGKPMLSLPVFGDQPGNADVMVKKGFGLTQSLLSLEEQPFQEAILEILSNRQYFDKVASFSSLYRDRPMTSRESVVYWTEYVIRHHGAAHLQSPLVHMSYIAANNIDIYALIAVILVILVLLLKLLLQFIYRKFVSKPKKQKKH; from the exons ATGGTTCACAAGTCAGGACTATATCTGCTCGTGGCCACCGCCATCTGTGCTTTAGGTGGCTGCCATGGTGCCAATATTCTGGGTGTCTTCCCCAGCCTAAGTCCCTCGCATTTGATCATCCAAATGAGCACGGCCAAAGTTCTGGCCGAGAGAGGACACAATGTGACGGTGATCACGGTGCTGAAGCCAGTGGTCAGCCACAAGAACATTACAGTGATCACGGTGCCACTGACCAAGGAGGAGTCCCAGCAAATGAGTGACACCATTGGAGCGATGTCGAAGAgtgacaacagcaacatgatCCTGTCCATGCTCCGCATGACGGGTCAGATGGAATTTATGTTCAATAAGATGGCGGGGGCCCTGAAGGACGATCGTGTTCGAGATCTGTACCTCAATAAGGACAACAAGTTCGACCTGGTTCTCTCTGGATACTTTATGAACGATTACCAGCTTGGATTCGCCAAGAAAGTGAACGCACCTGTTATCGTCGTTGCCACAATGCCTCCCAATCAACTGTTGAACCCATTGATAGGAAACCCCCTGGAGGTCGCCTATGTTCCCTCAATAAGCGATTCCGTCGAGAAAGGTAAAGGAATGTCCTTCCGGCAGCGCTTGGCTGGTTACAGTTCAAGCCTCTTCTtcgaaattttcaattttgtaaCGCAGAGGCGTAGTAAGAAATTGTACAA GGAATTGTTCGGTGATGATCCCACCATGCCAGAGTACTCCGAACTGCTGAAGAACACCTCGTTGATTTTCTTCGCCTCCCACGCAGCCAGTGAGGGTCCCATCCGACCAAATGTTCCTGCTGCCATTGAGATCGGAGGCATCCAAGTAAAGGATACGCCAGATCCCTTGCCCCAAAATATGGCTGACTTTCTGGGTAATGCCACGGATGGCGCTATTCTTTTGTCCTTGGGTTCCAATGTGAAAGGAAGCCACTTAAAGCCGGACACGGTTGTGAAGATGTTCAATGTATTGTCGAAGCTTAAGCAAAGGGTTATCTGGAAGTGGGAGGATCTGGAGAAGACTCCTGGAAAGTCAGATAATATCCTCTACTCGAAGTGGCTTCCGCAGGACGATATTCTGGCCCATCCCAACATAAAGCTTTTCATCAATCACGCCGGAAAGGGTGGCATAACCGAAGCTCAATATCACGGAAAGCCTATGCTATCCTTGCCAGTATTTGGGGATCAGCCAGGAAATGCTGACGTCATGGTCAAAAAAGGATTTGGCCTTACCCAGAGTCTGCTCTCTCTAGAGGAGCAGCCGTTCCAGGAGGCGATCCTAGAGATCTTGTCGAATCGGCAGTATTTCGACAAGGTGGCTTCGTTCTCCTCCCTGTACAGGGATCGCCCGATGACCTCCAGGGAATCAGTGGTCTATTGGACGGAGTACGTCATTCGGCACCATGGAGCTGCCCATCTTCAGAGTCCTCTGGTGCACATGAGCTACATAGCCGCCAATAATATCGATATATATGCTCTAATTGCAGTCATTCTAGTAATTCTAGTACTGCTTCTCAAATTGCtgctgcaatttatttataggaAATTCGTCTCGAAACCAAAGAAGCAAAAGAAGCACTAA
- the LOC6728310 gene encoding NADP-dependent malic enzyme isoform X1 — protein MGNSSSICADRNVITNFDENGTPVYPTANNSQSPSSHSRGKERELGCYTKSNSSNNNNNSHERESQSCCSSRVCKNHTTTTTTTLEYELSNFAKLTTRITTQSAAEVDASPHTDTDTHRDRDSNPGNIALATDLELPKGLPLSSRHHWNQLQSSLHALHHQQQQQQRSYSSTTSETNLEDKMSKPDSKLDKYAQRDRLGLWGTGDNEVVGSLSGFTRLLDKRYSKGLAFTHEERQQLGIHGMLPYVVREPSEQVEHCRALLARLEQDLDKYMYLISLSERNERLFYNVLSSDIASMMPLVYTPTVGLACQRYSLIHQNAKGMFISIKDKGHIYDVLKNWPETDVRAIVVTDGERILGLGDLGANGMGIPVGKLSLYTALAGIKPSQCLPITLDVGTNTESLLEDPLYIGLRERRATGDLYDEFIDEFMHACVRRFGQNCLIQFEDFANANAFRLLSKYRDSFCTFNDDIQGTASVAVAGLLASLKIKKTQLKDNTLLFLGAGEAALGIANLCLMAMKVEGLTEEEAKARIWMVDSRGVITRDRPKGGLTEHKLHFAQLHEPIDTLAEAVRKVRPNVLIGAAAQGGAFNQEILELMADINETPIIFALSNPTSKAECTAEEAYTYTKGRCIFASGSPFAPVTYNNKKFYPGQGNNSYIFPGVALGVLCAGMLNIPEQVFLVAAERLAELVSKDDLAKGSLYPPLSSIVSCSMAIAERIVEYAYKNGLATVRPEPVNKLAFIKAQMYDLDYPRSVPATYKM, from the exons ATGGGTAATTCCAGTTCCATTTGCGCCGATCGCAATGTCATAACAAATTTCGATGAAAATGG CACGCCGGTATATCCCACCGCCAACAATTCTCAGAGTCCTTCCTCCCACAGTCGCGGCAAAGAGCGCGAGCTCGGCTGCTACACgaagagcaacagcagcaacaacaacaacaacagccatgAGAGAGAGAGTCAGAGCTGTTGTAGTAGTCGTGTGTGTAAAAATCATACGACCACAACGACAACCACACTCGAATACGAACTTTCCAATTTCGCAAAACTAACGACACGAATCACAACGCAAAGTGCCGCCGAAGTGGACGCATCGCCGCATACGGATACGGACACGCATAGGGACAGGGATTCGAATCCGGGTAATATAGCCTTAGCCACCGATTTGGAACTGCCCAAGGGTCTGCCGTTATCCTCGCGACACCACTGGAACCAGCTGCAGAGCAGTTTGCACGCCCtacaccaccagcaacagcaacaacaacgttCATACAGCTCCACCACTAGCGAAACAAATTTGGAGGACAAGATGAGCAAACCCGATTCGAAACTAGATAAATACGCGCAGCGCGATCGCCTGGGCCTTTGGGGCACTGGTGACAATGAGGTGGTCGGCAGCCTCTCCGGATTCACCCGACTCTTGGACAAGCGCTACTCAAAG GGCCTGGCCTTCACACACGAGGAGCGCCAGCAGTTGGGCATCCATGGCATGCTGCCCTATGTGGTCCGCGAGCCCAGTGAGCAGGTGGAGCACTGCCGCGCTCTGCTGGCGCGACTGGAGCAGGATCTGGACAAGTACATGTACCTGATCAGCTTGTCGGAGCGGAACGAGCGTCTGTTCTACAACGTGCTCAGCTCAGACATCGCCTCCATGATGCCACTGGTGTACACGCCCACCGTGGGATTGGCCTGCCAGCGCTACAGCTTGATCCACCAGAACGCCAAGGGCATGTTCATATCCATCAAGGACAAGGGACACATCTACGACGTGCTGAAGAACTGGCCGGAAACGGATGTGCGTGCCATCGTCGTCACGGACGGCGAGCGCATCCTGGGACTGGGTGATCTGGGCGCCAACGGCATGGGCATACCCGTGGGCAAACTGTCCCTGTATACGGCCTTGGCGGGCATTAAGCCATCGCAGTGCCTGCCCATCACCTTGGATGTGGGCACCAATACCGAATCCCTGCTGGAGGATCCCCTGTACATCGGTCTGCGCGAACGCAGGGCCACTGGAGATCTGTACGATGAGTTCATCGATGAGTTCATGCACGCCTGCGTCCGTCGCTTTGGCCAAAACTGCCTAATCCAGTTCGAGGACTTTGCCAACGCCAATGCCTTCAGGCTGTTGTCCAAGTACCGCGACTCCTTCTGCACCTTCAACGACGATATTCAAGGAACCGCATCGGTGGCCGTGGCTGGACTGCTGGCCTCGCTGAAGATCAAGAAGACCCAGCTGAAGGACAACACGCTGTTGTTCCTGGGCGCCGGAGAAGCGGCTCTTGGTATTGCCAACCTGTGCCTGATGGCCATGAAGGTGGAGGGTCTCaccgaggaggaggccaaggCCCGCATCTGGATGGTGGACAG CCGTGGTGTCATCACCCGCGATCGTCCAAAGGGCGGACTCACCGAACACAAGCTGCACTTTGCCCAGCTGCACGAGCCCATCGATACTTTGGCTGAGGCGGTGCGCAAAGTGCGTCCCAATGTCCTGATTGGAGCGGCTGCGCAGGGCGGCGCCTTCAACCAGGAGATCCTCGAGCTGATGGCCGATATCAACGAGACGCCGATCATCTTTGCACTGTCCAATCCGACCAGCAAGGCGGAGTGCACCGCCGAGGAGGCGTACACGTACACCAAGGGGCGCTGCATCTTCGCCAGCGGATCGCCTTTTGCTCCCGTGACGTACAACAACAAGAAGTTCTATCCGGGTCAGGGCAACAACTCGTACATTTTCCCTGGCGTGGCACTGGGTGTTCTGTGTGCCGGCATGCTGAACATTCCCGAGCAGGTATTCTTGGTCGCCGCCGAGCGCTTGGCggagctggtctccaaggATGACCTGGCCAAGGGCAGTTTGTATCCACCACTCAGCTCCATTGTCAGCTGTTCGATGGCCATTGCCGAAAGGATTGTGGAGTACGCCTACAAGAACGGATTGGCCACTGTCCGCCCAGAGCCGGTCAATAAGCTGGCGTTCATCAAGGCCCAGATGTACGATCTGGACTATCCCCGATCCGTGCCCGCCACCTATAAGATGTAG
- the LOC6728310 gene encoding NADP-dependent malic enzyme isoform X2, with protein MHSILRRCSGIRKTFGLTPVYPTANNSQSPSSHSRGKERELGCYTKSNSSNNNNNSHERESQSCCSSRVCKNHTTTTTTTLEYELSNFAKLTTRITTQSAAEVDASPHTDTDTHRDRDSNPGNIALATDLELPKGLPLSSRHHWNQLQSSLHALHHQQQQQQRSYSSTTSETNLEDKMSKPDSKLDKYAQRDRLGLWGTGDNEVVGSLSGFTRLLDKRYSKGLAFTHEERQQLGIHGMLPYVVREPSEQVEHCRALLARLEQDLDKYMYLISLSERNERLFYNVLSSDIASMMPLVYTPTVGLACQRYSLIHQNAKGMFISIKDKGHIYDVLKNWPETDVRAIVVTDGERILGLGDLGANGMGIPVGKLSLYTALAGIKPSQCLPITLDVGTNTESLLEDPLYIGLRERRATGDLYDEFIDEFMHACVRRFGQNCLIQFEDFANANAFRLLSKYRDSFCTFNDDIQGTASVAVAGLLASLKIKKTQLKDNTLLFLGAGEAALGIANLCLMAMKVEGLTEEEAKARIWMVDSRGVITRDRPKGGLTEHKLHFAQLHEPIDTLAEAVRKVRPNVLIGAAAQGGAFNQEILELMADINETPIIFALSNPTSKAECTAEEAYTYTKGRCIFASGSPFAPVTYNNKKFYPGQGNNSYIFPGVALGVLCAGMLNIPEQVFLVAAERLAELVSKDDLAKGSLYPPLSSIVSCSMAIAERIVEYAYKNGLATVRPEPVNKLAFIKAQMYDLDYPRSVPATYKM; from the exons ATGCACTCGATCCTACGGCGCTGTTCCGGCATCAGAAAAACCTTTGGACT CACGCCGGTATATCCCACCGCCAACAATTCTCAGAGTCCTTCCTCCCACAGTCGCGGCAAAGAGCGCGAGCTCGGCTGCTACACgaagagcaacagcagcaacaacaacaacaacagccatgAGAGAGAGAGTCAGAGCTGTTGTAGTAGTCGTGTGTGTAAAAATCATACGACCACAACGACAACCACACTCGAATACGAACTTTCCAATTTCGCAAAACTAACGACACGAATCACAACGCAAAGTGCCGCCGAAGTGGACGCATCGCCGCATACGGATACGGACACGCATAGGGACAGGGATTCGAATCCGGGTAATATAGCCTTAGCCACCGATTTGGAACTGCCCAAGGGTCTGCCGTTATCCTCGCGACACCACTGGAACCAGCTGCAGAGCAGTTTGCACGCCCtacaccaccagcaacagcaacaacaacgttCATACAGCTCCACCACTAGCGAAACAAATTTGGAGGACAAGATGAGCAAACCCGATTCGAAACTAGATAAATACGCGCAGCGCGATCGCCTGGGCCTTTGGGGCACTGGTGACAATGAGGTGGTCGGCAGCCTCTCCGGATTCACCCGACTCTTGGACAAGCGCTACTCAAAG GGCCTGGCCTTCACACACGAGGAGCGCCAGCAGTTGGGCATCCATGGCATGCTGCCCTATGTGGTCCGCGAGCCCAGTGAGCAGGTGGAGCACTGCCGCGCTCTGCTGGCGCGACTGGAGCAGGATCTGGACAAGTACATGTACCTGATCAGCTTGTCGGAGCGGAACGAGCGTCTGTTCTACAACGTGCTCAGCTCAGACATCGCCTCCATGATGCCACTGGTGTACACGCCCACCGTGGGATTGGCCTGCCAGCGCTACAGCTTGATCCACCAGAACGCCAAGGGCATGTTCATATCCATCAAGGACAAGGGACACATCTACGACGTGCTGAAGAACTGGCCGGAAACGGATGTGCGTGCCATCGTCGTCACGGACGGCGAGCGCATCCTGGGACTGGGTGATCTGGGCGCCAACGGCATGGGCATACCCGTGGGCAAACTGTCCCTGTATACGGCCTTGGCGGGCATTAAGCCATCGCAGTGCCTGCCCATCACCTTGGATGTGGGCACCAATACCGAATCCCTGCTGGAGGATCCCCTGTACATCGGTCTGCGCGAACGCAGGGCCACTGGAGATCTGTACGATGAGTTCATCGATGAGTTCATGCACGCCTGCGTCCGTCGCTTTGGCCAAAACTGCCTAATCCAGTTCGAGGACTTTGCCAACGCCAATGCCTTCAGGCTGTTGTCCAAGTACCGCGACTCCTTCTGCACCTTCAACGACGATATTCAAGGAACCGCATCGGTGGCCGTGGCTGGACTGCTGGCCTCGCTGAAGATCAAGAAGACCCAGCTGAAGGACAACACGCTGTTGTTCCTGGGCGCCGGAGAAGCGGCTCTTGGTATTGCCAACCTGTGCCTGATGGCCATGAAGGTGGAGGGTCTCaccgaggaggaggccaaggCCCGCATCTGGATGGTGGACAG CCGTGGTGTCATCACCCGCGATCGTCCAAAGGGCGGACTCACCGAACACAAGCTGCACTTTGCCCAGCTGCACGAGCCCATCGATACTTTGGCTGAGGCGGTGCGCAAAGTGCGTCCCAATGTCCTGATTGGAGCGGCTGCGCAGGGCGGCGCCTTCAACCAGGAGATCCTCGAGCTGATGGCCGATATCAACGAGACGCCGATCATCTTTGCACTGTCCAATCCGACCAGCAAGGCGGAGTGCACCGCCGAGGAGGCGTACACGTACACCAAGGGGCGCTGCATCTTCGCCAGCGGATCGCCTTTTGCTCCCGTGACGTACAACAACAAGAAGTTCTATCCGGGTCAGGGCAACAACTCGTACATTTTCCCTGGCGTGGCACTGGGTGTTCTGTGTGCCGGCATGCTGAACATTCCCGAGCAGGTATTCTTGGTCGCCGCCGAGCGCTTGGCggagctggtctccaaggATGACCTGGCCAAGGGCAGTTTGTATCCACCACTCAGCTCCATTGTCAGCTGTTCGATGGCCATTGCCGAAAGGATTGTGGAGTACGCCTACAAGAACGGATTGGCCACTGTCCGCCCAGAGCCGGTCAATAAGCTGGCGTTCATCAAGGCCCAGATGTACGATCTGGACTATCCCCGATCCGTGCCCGCCACCTATAAGATGTAG